From the genome of Pseudomonadota bacterium:
GTTGGTCATTGCCCGCTTCATCTGTTCCTGGTCAAACAAAAACGAGGTAAGCTGCTCGTCCGGTTGAAATATAAACCTGCAGTCCTGCTGGGTATTCTGGTACAAAACCAGGGTTTCGCTGATAACCGCATGCAGATCCTCCATGGACGGTTTTGCCTGGGGCATGCGGGCGAAGTTGGAAAATTCATTTACCAGTTGTTTTAAATCCCCTACCTGCTTAATAATAGTTGAAGTGCAATTGTGCAATATCTCATCTCCCTCTGGTACCAGAGAGGAATATTTTCGCTGGATACGCTCGGCAGACAAGGCAATGGGGGTGAGTGGATTTTTGATTTCATGGGCAATGCGTCTGGCAACCTCCCGCCAGGCTACGGCTTTCTGGGCATTGATTATTTCGGTTAAATCATTAATGATTACCAGCATGCCGATATAGTTGTTCTGATCATCGTTAAGACGCGTGAAATTGATAGCCAGATGAAGATTACGTTCCGGCAGGCTGAGTTCTATTTCTCTGCTTTCAAGGTTTTGGTTGATACGTTCCTGATTTTTGAGGAAGAAACGAATTTTCTGGATAATTTCACTGGTGAAAATTTCGCGGTAATTTTTGTCGTAACATTCTTTGCCCTGGAGGTCGAAAAGGATGGCAGCAGTTTCATTGATGGTAATGATTTTGCCGTTTCGGTCCAGGGTGATGATCCCCGCGTTGACATTTTTCAAAATAATTTCAATATATTTACGCCGCTGCTCCAGCTGGTTATTCATTTTTATCAGTTCATTGTTTGCCAGTTCCCTTTCCTGCTTGCTGGCTTTTAATCGTTCTGTCATTTCATTAAATGACTGGACCAGGATGCCGATTTCATCGCTGGCTGCCATGTCAATGGTAAAGTCCAGCTCACCACCGGCAATTTTCCTGGTTGCCAGAGCCAGTTCCTGTAAAGGTTCTGTAATGTTTTTGGCCAGGTAAAAACCAAACCAGAGAGAGATGAAAATGATTAATACCGTAATCAGGACGAAGGAAAGCACGTAACTGTACTTGATGTACTGCTCCATGCTTTTGGTTTGTTTGTAGGCACTGAATTTCTGTGATACAGCATCCAGATTATTGCTCATCCGGGATGAAATAGCCCGGGAAATGACAACAACGGCTACTGCTTTATCTCCTTTCCAGACGGAAAAAACCGGTGCGCTTCCCTGAATCAGGCTGCCGCCATTATCCAGGGGAATAACCCTTGATAATGGATGAAATAAAGAGTCATTGGGGCTCGTAATCCGGTTGAGCTCGTCGGGGTTGAAACCCCGGTTGTGACTTGTTGCCAGGGGGGTGTAGCCTTTTTTTGCATAAATGGCAATTGCCGTAAAATTGTTTTCCCTTCGTTTTTGTTCAATATAGTCAAACATCGGCTTTGTGCTTTCGCCGATTAACAGCCCCTTTCTGGTTATCTCATCGGCAACGCTTCCAGCGGTTATCTTATTTTGCTCACTAAGGGTTTTGTAGTAATCCTGGGCGATTTCAAGTGATGCATCGAGGGCAGATTCAAATTGAACCGAAAACCAGTTGTCTATACTGTAGCGGATGAAACCGGTGGCAGATACAAAAAGAAGCAGGGTAGGAATCAGTGATAACGAGACGAAAGCCAGGGAGAGCTTGGAACGCAGGCGAAAACCAACAATTTTACGTTTGCGTTCCAGCAATAATTTCAAGGTATTGCGGACAATGAGAAATACCAGCAGTAAAAGCAGGATGATATTGATATTTATCAGGGCAAAAACGATAATGTTGTTTGAAAGTGGTAAGTCCGATGGCAGAGCCGGGAAGTTTTTTTCGACATAAAAAAGAACTGCCAGAATCAGGATCAGGCAGATGATCAGTGTTTTTTCCCTTTTGCGCCGATGAGATTCAGCTGACAATAGTTTATGTGGATTCGGGCTCATTCATTAACCGTCTGTTTATTGTCATTGGATAAAAACTGCTGAGGGATATCAAGGACATAGGTCTGGGTTGTCCGATCCCGGCTGGTAAGAAAAAAGAAAAGATATTCAAGGTGAAAAGGCATACGTTTTTTTATAATTTCCGCCTTCACCCTGCTTTGATAATCATGATGGATCAAGGCATTTTTTAGCGGCAGCAGGTGGACATTATTAAAGGTTGATACAGCCAGGAGGGCTTTTTTGTATGAATTGGTTTCAAGAGGTGGCCGTTTGCCGTCAGAATTGACTACAAACAGCTTTTTAAGATTATCATAGAGAATACTTTGAGTAATGCTGTTAGAGA
Proteins encoded in this window:
- a CDS encoding DUF4390 domain-containing protein — translated: IMLIKSFFYDHIPSFIGKVIFVFCLTLLALPCKLNASENNQVTFSADNPPYLENFVLEKSNQWIILSLTVSSPFDKEIKSLILNGVPQKITLKINTNEKKNYLFLVNIDRKVFSNSITQSILYDNLKKLFVVNSDGKRPPLETNSYKKALLAVSTFNNVHLLPLKNALIHHDYQSRVKAEIIKKRMPFHLEYLFFFLTSRDRTTQTYVLDIPQQFLSNDNKQTVNE
- a CDS encoding ATP-binding protein — encoded protein: MSPNPHKLLSAESHRRKREKTLIICLILILAVLFYVEKNFPALPSDLPLSNNIIVFALININIILLLLLVFLIVRNTLKLLLERKRKIVGFRLRSKLSLAFVSLSLIPTLLLFVSATGFIRYSIDNWFSVQFESALDASLEIAQDYYKTLSEQNKITAGSVADEITRKGLLIGESTKPMFDYIEQKRRENNFTAIAIYAKKGYTPLATSHNRGFNPDELNRITSPNDSLFHPLSRVIPLDNGGSLIQGSAPVFSVWKGDKAVAVVVISRAISSRMSNNLDAVSQKFSAYKQTKSMEQYIKYSYVLSFVLITVLIIFISLWFGFYLAKNITEPLQELALATRKIAGGELDFTIDMAASDEIGILVQSFNEMTERLKASKQERELANNELIKMNNQLEQRRKYIEIILKNVNAGIITLDRNGKIITINETAAILFDLQGKECYDKNYREIFTSEIIQKIRFFLKNQERINQNLESREIELSLPERNLHLAINFTRLNDDQNNYIGMLVIINDLTEIINAQKAVAWREVARRIAHEIKNPLTPIALSAERIQRKYSSLVPEGDEILHNCTSTIIKQVGDLKQLVNEFSNFARMPQAKPSMEDLHAVISETLVLYQNTQQDCRFIFQPDEQLTSFLFDQEQMKRAMTNLIDNSLAAVKSVGDGTITITTKLDKSLQIVIIKICDTGLGISQKDKTKLFEPYFSTKKSGTGLGLAIVKTIIHDHRGFIRVKNNHPRGTCFIIELPFNTEAP